From the Candidatus Korarchaeota archaeon NZ13-K genome, the window GGGTGGACATCGATGTTTAGCCAACATCAGGGGCGGATAGAACCGGCGGCGGTTTCGGCGGGGCCGCCGTCAGCGCCGTCGGAGAAGGTGAAGGAGGCGCTATTGAAGGGCCTAATCGAAAAGGCGAGGCAGGAGCAGGAGGAGCACGAGCGCGCGCCGAACAAACTCTGGCCATCCGGGATAGGGAGGTGCCTCCGCGCCCAGTACTACTCCTACTTCTACCCCGAGGTATACGATACGAGGAAGCTCTCCATATTCGCGACTGGGAAGGCCATACACCAGTTCCTCCCCGAGATCCTGAGGATCGGTGGGGTGGAGGTCAAGGCGACGGAGGTGGAGGTGAAGATGAAGCACCCCTCAAAGGAGATATACATAAGCGGGAGGGTCGACGTCATAATAGCCAGGGGGGAGGGAGGGGAGGACGTCGTCGTCGAGATAAAGTCTGCCAAATCATTGCCGAAGGAGCCGCACAGGAGCCACGTCCTCCAGCTCCAGTGCTACCTCAACCACTTAAGGCTGGAGAGGGGGGTCCTATTGTACTGGGGGAAGAGCACAGGAGAGGTCGAGGCGTACGACGTGAGGGCAGATCCGGCGGCGATGGATGAGGTGTGGAGGAGGTGCGAAGAAGTCTCTGAGGGGATAATTAAGGAAGAGCCTCCACCGAGGGAGGGGGCGGAGAACGGTTGGGAGTGCCTCTACTGCGAGCACTTCAGGCCCTGCTACCTCGGACCGCTTTGGAGGCCGCTCGTGGTCGGA encodes:
- a CDS encoding Dna2/Cas4 domain-containing protein produces the protein MFSQHQGRIEPAAVSAGPPSAPSEKVKEALLKGLIEKARQEQEEHERAPNKLWPSGIGRCLRAQYYSYFYPEVYDTRKLSIFATGKAIHQFLPEILRIGGVEVKATEVEVKMKHPSKEIYISGRVDVIIARGEGGEDVVVEIKSAKSLPKEPHRSHVLQLQCYLNHLRLERGVLLYWGKSTGEVEAYDVRADPAAMDEVWRRCEEVSEGIIKEEPPPREGAENGWECLYCEHFRPCYLGPLWRPLVVGEWQIYSSEGNIDELVLRRLQEALLSERDILILTDRGELQAEERLLRDGVPYTAILSKPLSYNGRWYEKAYEELRKIGAEVYGRDEGTRET